One window from the genome of Sphingomonas lacunae encodes:
- a CDS encoding HesA/MoeB/ThiF family protein, with translation MTLTDEELDRYARHIVLREVGGAGQLKLKAGKILVIGAGGIGSAVLPALAAAGVGLLRMADDDVVSLSNLQRQTLFTTADIGQPKVAVAAQRLTALNPHVTLDLHPTRVTAANLPALIDGMDVVIDGSDNFATRLAVSDAATAAQVPLVSAAISQFQGQIGTFRGWLPDAPCYRCFVGDAHDPEECDTCAEQGVLGAMVTMVGGFAAMEAMRVLIGFGDSPMGRLHILDGLAPGWRTIRLPKDPGCSACGS, from the coding sequence ATGACGCTTACCGACGAAGAACTGGACCGCTACGCCCGCCACATCGTCCTGCGCGAAGTTGGCGGCGCGGGTCAGCTCAAGCTCAAGGCGGGCAAGATCCTCGTCATCGGTGCGGGCGGCATTGGCAGCGCCGTCCTCCCCGCCCTCGCTGCCGCCGGCGTCGGCCTGCTGCGCATGGCTGACGATGATGTGGTGAGCCTCAGCAACCTGCAACGCCAGACGCTGTTCACCACCGCCGATATCGGCCAGCCCAAGGTCGCCGTCGCGGCGCAGCGCCTGACCGCGCTCAACCCGCACGTCACGCTCGATCTTCACCCTACGCGCGTCACTGCTGCCAACCTCCCCGCGCTGATCGACGGCATGGATGTCGTCATCGACGGCAGCGACAATTTCGCCACCCGCCTCGCCGTGTCCGATGCCGCCACCGCCGCGCAAGTCCCGCTCGTCTCCGCGGCAATCAGCCAGTTTCAGGGGCAGATCGGCACCTTTAGGGGCTGGCTTCCCGATGCCCCCTGCTACCGCTGCTTTGTCGGCGATGCGCATGATCCCGAAGAGTGCGACACCTGCGCCGAACAGGGGGTGCTTGGCGCGATGGTCACAATGGTCGGCGGCTTTGCCGCGATGGAGGCGATGCGCGTCCTGATTGGCTTTGGCGACAGCCCGATGGGCAGGCTGCACATCCTTGATGGGTTGGCGCCGGGTTGGCGGACAATCAGATTGCCGAAAGACCCGGGCTGCTCGGCCTGTGGATCATAG
- a CDS encoding NAD-dependent deacylase, with protein sequence MSEGRQRPRSIVILTGAGVSAESGIDTFRDGGGLWEQHRVEDVATPEAFARDPELVLRFYDMRRARIQEVEPNAAHEALARLDAHWPGELTIITQNVDDLHERAGARRLIHMHGEHLKAWCMTCDSRHHWRGTLIDRPACPTCAMPGSLRPDIVWFGEMPYRMGEIFNAVARTDLFVSIGTSGAVYPAAGLVKQAREAGAATLELNLEPSQGSRWFDEARHGPATALVPAWVDEVLAAL encoded by the coding sequence ATGAGCGAGGGGAGGCAGCGCCCGCGCTCCATCGTCATCCTGACCGGTGCCGGGGTCAGTGCAGAGAGCGGTATCGACACGTTCCGCGACGGTGGCGGCCTGTGGGAGCAGCACCGCGTCGAGGATGTCGCGACCCCGGAGGCCTTTGCCCGCGACCCTGAGCTTGTCCTGCGTTTCTATGACATGCGGCGCGCGCGGATACAGGAAGTCGAACCCAATGCCGCGCACGAGGCGCTGGCGCGGCTCGACGCCCATTGGCCTGGCGAGCTGACCATCATCACGCAAAATGTCGACGACCTGCACGAACGCGCCGGCGCCCGGCGGTTGATCCATATGCATGGCGAGCATCTGAAAGCATGGTGCATGACGTGTGACTCGCGGCACCATTGGCGCGGGACGCTGATCGACCGGCCCGCCTGTCCCACCTGCGCCATGCCGGGGAGTCTCAGGCCCGACATCGTCTGGTTCGGGGAAATGCCCTATCGCATGGGCGAGATTTTCAACGCGGTCGCCCGTACCGACCTGTTCGTTTCGATCGGCACATCAGGGGCCGTCTATCCGGCGGCCGGTCTGGTCAAACAGGCCCGCGAGGCAGGCGCGGCGACGCTCGAACTCAACCTTGAGCCCAGTCAGGGCAGCCGCTGGTTCGATGAGGCGCGGCACGGTCCGGCGACGGCGCTGGTGCCCGCGTGGGTGGATGAGGTGCTGGCTGCGCTATGA
- the dut gene encoding dUTP diphosphatase — protein MPSDNAPTPLPDVPIRIKRLPNSGGLPLPAYATDGAAGMDIVAAESLTLRPGARAAVATGIALAIPAGWEVQVRPRSGLALKNGITCLNTPGTIDSDYRGEVKVILANLSDEYFEVKRGERIAQLVPAQVQRALLIEVEELDDTKRGSGGFGSTGR, from the coding sequence ATGCCCTCCGATAACGCGCCCACTCCGCTCCCGGACGTTCCCATCCGTATCAAGCGGCTGCCCAATTCAGGTGGCCTGCCCCTGCCTGCTTATGCGACCGATGGCGCTGCCGGGATGGACATTGTCGCGGCGGAATCGCTCACCCTGCGCCCCGGCGCCCGCGCTGCCGTCGCCACCGGCATAGCCCTCGCCATTCCGGCCGGCTGGGAAGTGCAGGTCCGCCCGCGTTCCGGCCTAGCGCTCAAGAATGGCATCACCTGCCTCAACACGCCCGGCACCATCGACAGCGATTATCGCGGCGAAGTGAAGGTGATCCTCGCCAACCTCTCCGACGAATATTTCGAAGTCAAACGCGGCGAACGCATCGCGCAACTCGTACCCGCGCAGGTCCAACGGGCCCTCCTCATCGAGGTGGAAGAGCTCGATGACACAAAACGCGGCAGCGGCGGCTTCGGCTCGACGGGGCGGTGA
- the coaBC gene encoding bifunctional phosphopantothenoylcysteine decarboxylase/phosphopantothenate--cysteine ligase CoaBC translates to MTSPRILLIIGGGIAAYKSCELVRLLRKQDMAVTCVLTDGGAQFVTPLSLAALSENKVYTALFDLKDEVEMGHIQLSRQADLVVVCPATADLLARMAGGLANDLATTLLLATDKPVLAVPAMNVRMWLHPATQRNVATLKGDGISIMDPDEGAMACGEFGPGRLPEPEAIAARISHELQQAKGAAAFTSQPDFSEDNHRPLYGKHILITAGPTHEPIDPVRYIANRSSGKQGYAIAAAAADAGAKVTLVSGPVNLPTPPGVTRVDVESAREMAAAVDAALPADAAIMVAAVADWRAAEAADKKIKKDGSGNVPPLALAENPDILATLAKSPKRPPLLIGFAAETNDVIAHAQAKLARKGCDWIIANDVAADPMGGDANRVHLVTASGVDSWDRLPKDAVARQIIAKVADALR, encoded by the coding sequence ATGACCTCACCCCGCATCCTGCTCATCATCGGCGGCGGTATTGCCGCTTACAAGAGCTGCGAGCTCGTCCGCCTGCTGCGCAAACAGGACATGGCCGTCACCTGCGTCCTGACAGATGGCGGCGCGCAATTCGTCACGCCTTTGAGCCTCGCGGCCCTGTCGGAGAACAAGGTCTATACCGCCCTGTTCGACCTCAAGGATGAGGTCGAGATGGGCCATATCCAGCTCAGCCGCCAGGCCGACCTTGTCGTCGTCTGCCCGGCGACGGCAGACTTGCTCGCGCGCATGGCCGGCGGCCTTGCCAATGATCTCGCCACCACCCTGCTGCTCGCCACCGACAAGCCCGTCCTCGCCGTCCCGGCGATGAATGTGCGCATGTGGCTGCACCCCGCCACCCAGCGCAATGTCGCCACGCTCAAGGGCGATGGCATCAGCATCATGGACCCTGACGAAGGCGCCATGGCCTGCGGCGAGTTCGGCCCCGGCCGCCTGCCCGAGCCCGAGGCGATAGCCGCGCGGATAAGCCATGAGCTGCAACAGGCCAAGGGTGCCGCCGCCTTCACCAGCCAGCCGGATTTCTCCGAAGACAATCACCGCCCGCTCTACGGCAAGCATATCCTCATCACCGCCGGCCCGACGCATGAGCCCATCGATCCGGTGCGCTACATCGCCAACCGGTCGAGCGGCAAACAGGGCTATGCCATCGCCGCCGCCGCAGCGGATGCGGGCGCAAAGGTCACGCTCGTCTCTGGCCCGGTCAACCTGCCGACCCCGCCCGGCGTCACCCGCGTCGATGTCGAGAGCGCGCGGGAAATGGCCGCCGCCGTCGATGCCGCCCTGCCCGCTGACGCCGCGATCATGGTCGCCGCCGTCGCCGACTGGCGCGCTGCCGAAGCGGCTGACAAAAAGATCAAGAAAGACGGCAGCGGCAATGTCCCGCCGCTCGCGCTAGCCGAAAATCCGGATATATTGGCGACCCTCGCCAAGTCGCCGAAGCGCCCGCCGTTGCTCATCGGCTTTGCCGCCGAAACCAATGATGTCATCGCCCATGCCCAGGCCAAGCTGGCGCGCAAGGGCTGTGACTGGATCATCGCCAATGATGTCGCCGCCGATCCGATGGGCGGCGATGCCAACCGTGTTCACCTCGTCACCGCCAGCGGTGTCGACAGTTGGGATCGCCTGCCCAAGGATGCAGTCGCCCGCCAGATCATCGCAAAGGTTGCCGATGCCCTCCGATAA
- a CDS encoding TetR/AcrR family transcriptional regulator, whose translation MTAHDNSVNIAAAERSYHHGDLRSALIAAGLDALRLGSADALSLRALAREAGVSATAVYRHFPDKEALLAALALAGFDRMAAAQQAASCAAAGQGALAAFCASGAAYVRFAIINPELFRLMWKAAPRGDQLDLPIEKAHPAMADLRRAVNDMAPPGASEDDKRATALRCWGLVHGLATLTLDEQIELEDEMIDRVIAGLAERMRG comes from the coding sequence ATGACCGCACATGATAACAGTGTCAACATTGCCGCGGCCGAGCGGTCCTATCACCATGGCGACCTTCGATCGGCGCTGATCGCCGCTGGCCTCGATGCACTGCGCCTTGGCAGTGCCGATGCGCTGTCGCTCCGCGCCCTTGCCCGCGAGGCGGGCGTCAGCGCGACGGCCGTCTATCGGCACTTTCCGGACAAGGAGGCATTGCTTGCGGCGCTGGCTCTGGCCGGGTTCGACCGGATGGCAGCGGCGCAACAGGCAGCGTCCTGCGCAGCGGCGGGGCAGGGTGCTCTGGCAGCCTTTTGCGCCAGCGGTGCCGCCTATGTCCGTTTTGCGATCATCAATCCCGAGCTGTTCAGGCTGATGTGGAAGGCCGCGCCGCGTGGTGACCAGCTGGACCTGCCGATTGAGAAAGCCCACCCGGCGATGGCTGATCTGCGCCGTGCGGTGAATGACATGGCCCCGCCGGGCGCTTCGGAGGACGACAAGAGGGCAACCGCCCTGCGGTGCTGGGGATTGGTGCATGGCCTCGCGACACTGACCCTCGACGAACAGATTGAACTTGAGGACGAGATGATCGACCGGGTGATCGCCGGATTGGCGGAAAGGATGCGGGGATGA